A genomic window from Mesorhizobium sp. 131-2-1 includes:
- a CDS encoding helix-turn-helix domain-containing protein has product MTEENKKKPNPIDIHVGSRIRLRRNMLGMSQEKLGENLGITFQQIQKYEKGTNRVGASRLQAIASILSVPVAFFFEDAPGQEAVGNRGFAEDASMAFAVEFCGSPEGLQLNRAFVKIADVKVRRRIIDLVKSLSTDDAD; this is encoded by the coding sequence ATGACAGAAGAAAACAAGAAAAAGCCGAATCCGATCGACATCCATGTCGGAAGTCGCATCAGGCTTCGGCGCAATATGCTTGGAATGAGCCAGGAGAAGCTGGGTGAAAATCTCGGCATCACGTTTCAACAGATCCAGAAGTACGAGAAAGGCACGAACCGGGTCGGCGCCAGCCGCTTGCAGGCGATAGCGTCCATCCTCAGCGTGCCCGTCGCCTTCTTTTTCGAGGATGCCCCGGGGCAGGAGGCCGTGGGCAACCGGGGATTTGCCGAAGATGCGTCGATGGCTTTCGCCGTCGAATTCTGCGGCAGTCCAGAGGGGCTTCAGCTCAACCGCGCCTTCGTCAAGATTGCCGACGTCAAGGTGCGTCGCAGGATCATAGATCTGGTGAAATCGCTTTCTACCGACGACGCCGACTGA
- the lnt gene encoding apolipoprotein N-acyltransferase produces MQRLAGRIILLWGWRRALVAFLAGALAVLAQAPSDFFAVCFISFPLLVWLLDGATGEASDGWLRRLKPAFAIGWWFGFGYFLAGLWWIGQALLVEADSFAWALPFAVVGIPFALAFFYGFATVVARLLWSNDIGRIAALAFGFGLTEWLRDFLFTGFPWNAVGYAAMPVPLLMQSVSVTGMVGMNALAVFVFSLPALVAARRQLRLGFSLLVLLVAAHVGFGYARLAAPLEPATRSIDVRIVQPNVDLSEKWDASVRDRIFATLLGLSGKAPDPGHAKPQLILWPETSVPFLFTERPDALTALGDMLGEGQMLIAGVVREEGGSAAGPGSRYYNSVVAINDKGEITDAVDKVHLVPFGEYLPFAGLFDRFGVEQLVAGPMNFAPGNERHPIALPDGVRALPFICYEVIFPDLVAVDATSSQLIVNVTNDAWFGDTPGPYQHFRQAQIRAVENGLPLLRAANNGISAVVDPRGRIVDALAVNARGAIDARVPISGRALVTADRRRINGLLIMFLFALGALALNVRQRLRVN; encoded by the coding sequence ATGCAGCGCCTGGCCGGCCGGATAATTCTGCTGTGGGGGTGGCGGCGTGCGCTGGTGGCGTTTCTCGCTGGAGCGCTGGCGGTTCTCGCCCAGGCGCCATCCGATTTCTTCGCCGTCTGCTTCATCTCGTTCCCGCTGCTGGTCTGGCTGCTCGATGGCGCCACCGGCGAAGCCTCCGACGGCTGGCTGCGGCGGCTGAAGCCGGCCTTCGCCATCGGCTGGTGGTTCGGCTTCGGCTATTTCCTCGCCGGCCTGTGGTGGATCGGCCAGGCCCTCCTGGTCGAGGCCGACAGCTTCGCCTGGGCCTTGCCCTTCGCGGTGGTCGGCATCCCGTTCGCGCTCGCCTTCTTCTACGGTTTCGCCACGGTCGTGGCGCGGCTGCTCTGGAGCAACGACATCGGCCGCATCGCCGCGCTCGCCTTCGGCTTCGGCCTCACCGAATGGCTGCGCGATTTCCTGTTCACCGGCTTTCCGTGGAATGCCGTCGGCTACGCGGCGATGCCCGTGCCCTTGTTGATGCAGAGCGTCTCTGTGACCGGCATGGTCGGCATGAACGCGCTCGCCGTCTTCGTCTTCTCGCTGCCGGCGCTCGTCGCGGCGCGCCGCCAGCTTCGCCTTGGCTTTTCGCTGCTCGTCCTGCTTGTCGCCGCCCATGTCGGCTTCGGCTATGCTAGGCTTGCAGCCCCGCTCGAGCCGGCGACCCGTTCGATCGATGTCCGCATCGTCCAGCCGAATGTCGACCTCAGCGAGAAATGGGACGCTTCGGTACGCGACCGCATCTTCGCCACCTTGCTCGGCCTGTCGGGCAAGGCGCCGGACCCTGGCCACGCCAAGCCGCAGCTGATCCTGTGGCCGGAGACCTCGGTGCCGTTCCTCTTCACCGAGCGCCCGGACGCGCTGACCGCGCTGGGCGACATGCTCGGCGAGGGCCAGATGCTGATCGCCGGCGTCGTCCGCGAAGAGGGCGGCTCGGCAGCAGGTCCCGGCAGCCGCTATTACAATTCCGTGGTCGCGATCAACGACAAGGGCGAGATCACCGACGCCGTCGACAAGGTCCATCTGGTGCCCTTCGGCGAATATCTGCCTTTCGCCGGCCTGTTCGACCGCTTCGGGGTCGAGCAGCTGGTCGCCGGCCCTATGAATTTCGCCCCCGGCAACGAGCGCCATCCGATCGCGTTGCCGGACGGCGTGCGGGCGCTCCCCTTCATTTGCTACGAAGTCATCTTCCCCGACCTCGTGGCGGTTGACGCAACGTCATCTCAGCTTATTGTGAACGTCACGAACGATGCGTGGTTCGGCGACACGCCGGGACCATACCAGCATTTCAGGCAGGCCCAGATTCGCGCGGTGGAGAATGGATTGCCTTTGTTGCGCGCGGCTAACAATGGCATTTCCGCCGTTGTCGATCCGCGCGGCCGCATTGTCGACGCGCTTGCCGTCAATGCGCGCGGCGCCATCGACGCCCGTGTACCGATCTCTGGGCGCGCCCTCGTTACCGCTGATCGGCGGCGCATTAACGGATTGCTGATCATGTTCCTGTTCGCGCTGGGAGCCCTCGCATTGAATGTAAGGCAACGGCTACGGGTGAATTGA
- a CDS encoding hemolysin family protein — protein MNDKPETAARPDAGSAAKPSEKTEEGSSPSTTTGSIASEPSPAGPSLFDRVLGLFRQRNGTSLREEIADALAETASDAGAFSPGERAMLNNILRLREVRVEDVMVPRADIEAVEITTTLGDLLGLFEQSGHSRMPVYSETLDDPRGMVHIRDVLAHITKVARVKKGRASRKTPAATLLDLAQVDLARTIGELNLIRPVLFVPPSMLASDLMGRMQTTRTQMALVIDEYGGTDGLASLEDIVEMVVGDIEDEHDDDEPMITQTGEGVFIVDGKAEIDEVAKMIGEDFTAGEHGEYVDTIGGMIFNTLGRVPARGEVVQAIPGFEFHVLDADPRRVKRVRIVQIQKGERRRRAARAEQA, from the coding sequence ATGAACGACAAACCAGAGACTGCCGCCCGCCCCGACGCCGGCAGTGCGGCCAAGCCTTCCGAAAAGACGGAAGAGGGCTCGAGTCCGAGTACCACGACCGGCAGCATCGCCAGCGAGCCATCGCCTGCCGGTCCTTCCCTGTTCGATCGCGTGCTTGGCCTGTTCAGGCAGCGCAACGGAACCAGCCTGCGCGAGGAGATCGCGGACGCGCTGGCCGAAACGGCGAGCGACGCCGGCGCCTTCTCGCCCGGCGAGCGCGCCATGCTCAACAACATCCTGCGCCTGCGCGAGGTGCGCGTCGAGGACGTCATGGTGCCGCGCGCCGACATCGAGGCGGTCGAGATCACCACGACGCTGGGCGATCTTCTCGGCCTTTTCGAACAGTCCGGCCATTCCCGCATGCCGGTCTATTCCGAGACGCTCGACGACCCGCGCGGCATGGTTCACATCCGCGACGTGCTGGCCCACATCACCAAGGTGGCCCGCGTCAAGAAGGGCCGCGCCAGCCGCAAGACGCCGGCGGCGACGCTTCTCGACCTCGCCCAGGTCGATCTCGCCCGCACCATCGGCGAGCTCAACCTGATCCGTCCAGTGCTGTTCGTGCCGCCCTCGATGCTCGCTTCCGACCTGATGGGCCGCATGCAGACGACGCGCACCCAGATGGCGCTGGTCATCGACGAATATGGCGGCACAGACGGCCTCGCCTCTCTGGAAGACATCGTCGAGATGGTGGTCGGCGACATCGAGGACGAGCATGACGACGACGAGCCGATGATCACCCAGACCGGCGAGGGCGTGTTCATCGTCGACGGCAAGGCCGAGATCGACGAGGTTGCCAAGATGATCGGCGAGGACTTCACCGCCGGCGAGCATGGCGAGTATGTCGACACGATCGGCGGCATGATCTTCAACACGCTCGGCCGGGTGCCGGCCCGCGGCGAGGTGGTGCAGGCCATACCCGGCTTCGAATTCCACGTGCTCGACGCCGATCCGCGTCGCGTCAAGCGCGTGCGCATCGTGCAGATCCAGAAGGGCGAGCGCCGCCGCCGCGCCGCCCGCGCCGAGCAAGCCTGA
- the ybeY gene encoding rRNA maturation RNase YbeY: MAEDSNPAGGSPVDIDISIEAGDWPDEAALTRLVDRAVTAAFAETGIEGASELSIVFSDDARIRTLNAGWRGKDKPTNVLSFPAFPLLKDGPLPPMLGDIVLAAETVAREAALEDKPVANHITHLVIHGLLHLLGYDHETDAEAEEMEAIERAALARLAIPDPYA; the protein is encoded by the coding sequence ATGGCTGAAGACAGCAACCCCGCCGGCGGCTCGCCCGTCGACATCGATATTTCGATTGAGGCCGGCGACTGGCCCGACGAGGCGGCCCTGACGCGCCTGGTCGATCGCGCCGTCACGGCCGCTTTTGCCGAAACCGGCATCGAGGGCGCCTCCGAGCTCAGCATCGTCTTTTCCGACGACGCCCGGATCCGCACGCTCAACGCCGGCTGGCGCGGCAAGGACAAGCCGACCAACGTCTTGTCTTTCCCGGCCTTTCCGCTCTTGAAGGACGGCCCGCTGCCGCCGATGCTGGGCGATATCGTGCTGGCCGCCGAGACGGTCGCACGGGAAGCGGCACTGGAAGACAAGCCCGTGGCGAACCATATCACCCATCTCGTCATCCATGGCCTGCTGCATTTGCTGGGCTATGATCACGAGACCGACGCCGAGGCCGAGGAGATGGAAGCGATCGAGCGCGCCGCGCTTGCGAGGCTTGCCATTCCCGATCCCTACGCGTAA